From a region of the Triticum aestivum cultivar Chinese Spring chromosome 7D, IWGSC CS RefSeq v2.1, whole genome shotgun sequence genome:
- the LOC123168336 gene encoding triacylglycerol lipase 2, producing MGPAAVAVLIILCGAAAEARVPAGHLATRRRDSVPAGVGACALAVAPFGYPCEEHTVTTVDGYILSLQRIPRGRRASGGGGAGQPVLLQHGVLTDGMTWLLSSPEESLAYILADSGFDVWVANNRGTRWSSRHVSLDSSSRRYWDWSWDDLVVNDMPSLVDYIYSHTEQKPHFLGHSMGTLVALAAFSEGRTVDKLKSAALLTPVAYLSHMTTPLGILLAKAFVGELITILGVAEFNPVTPAVASLFKELCRHPGTNCYDLLTDFTGKNYCLNSSAVDVFLQYEPQPTSTKTMVHLAQTFRDGVLSKYDYVWPGVNVEKYGQPDPPAYNMSNIPAGFPLFLSYGGRDELADPGDVGRLLGDLRGHDPGRLTVQYLEQFAHADFVIGTCAKDYVYNHVVSFFNRFN from the exons ATGGGCCCTGCGGCGGTCGCCGTCCTGATCATCCTCTGCGGCGCCGCCGCTGAGGCCCGCGTCCCGGCCGGCCACCTCGCGACGAGGCGGCGCGACAGTGTTCCCGCGGGCGTGGGCGCGTGCGCGCTGGCCGTGGCCCCCTTCGGCTACCCCTGCGAGGAGCACACG GTGACGACGGTGGATGGGTACATCCTGAGCCTGCAACGAATCCCGAGGGGCCGGCgcgccagcggcggcggcggcgcggggcagccgGTGCTTCTGCAGCACGGCGTTCTCACG gacgGCATGACATGGCTGCTCAGCTCGCCGGAGGAATCGTTGGCGTACATCCTCGCGGACAGCGGCTTCGACGTGTGGGTGGCCAACAACAGGGGCACCAGGTGGAGCAGCCGCCACGTCTCCCTCGACTCCTCCTCCCGG AGGTACTGGGACTGGTCGTGGGACGACCTGGTGGTGAACGACATGCCGAGCCTGGTTGACTACATCTACAGCCACACCGAGCAGAAGCCACACTTCCTCGGCCACTCCATG GGGACGCTGGTGGCGCTGGCGGCCTTCTCGGAGGGCAGGACGGTGGACAAGCTCAAGTCGGCGGCGCTGCTGACCCCGGTCGCCTATCTGTCCCACATGACCACCCCCCTCGGCATACTGCTCGCCAAAGCATTCGTTGGAGAG CTCATCACTATCCTCGGTGTGGCGGAGTTCAACCCAGTAAC GCCGGCGGTGGCGAGCCTCTTCAAGGAACTGTGCCGCCATCCTGGAACCAACTGCTACGACCTCCTCACAGACTTCACAG GGAAGAACTACTGCCTCAACAGCTCGGCCGTCGACGTCTTCCTCCAGTACGAGCCGCAGCCGACGTCCACCAAGACCATGGTGCACCTCGCCCAGACGTTCCGCGACGGCGTGCTGTCCAAGTACGACTACGTGTGGCCGGGCGTGAACGTGGAGAAGTACGGCCAGCCGGACCCGCCGGCGTACAACATGTCCAACATACCGGCGGGCTTCCCGCTCTTCCTCAGCTACGGCGGCCGGGACGAGCTGGCCGACCCCGGCGACGTCGGCCGCCTCCTCGGCGACCTCCGGGGCCACGACCCCGGCAGGCTCACGGTGCAGTACCTGGAGCAGTTCGCGCACGCCGACTTCGTCATCGGCACCTGCGCCAAGGACTACGTCTACAACCACGTCGTCTCCTTCTTCAACCGCTTCAACTAG